One Urechidicola croceus genomic window, TAAATAATTAAAAGGCAAATTAAATTTATTTAATTTGCCTTTTTTTTGTACTTTTATTTTTTATAATTATCTACTAATCAAAAACTTACATTTATGAAAGTTCAACTTATTTATTTAGTAGGTTTATTGCTTTTTTTTATTTCTTGTAAAAAATCAGTTACTGCTAAAACTACTATTCCAGAAATTAATTATTCTTGCGTACCACAGATTACAGATGCCGAATGGTATGAAAGTGAAAATTTCGCACCATTATTTGATGGATTAGATGTTATTAATTATCCTATTACAACTCCAAGTCCGCTTGCTCAAAAATATTTTAATCAAGGATTAATTTGGGCATATGGTTTTAACCATGCTGAGGCTGCTCGTTCGTTTTATTACGCCACAAAGTTAGATCCTGATTGCGCTATGTGCTATTTTGGTTATGCTTATGTTTTAGGACCAAATTACAATGCAGGTATGGAAAACGATAATTATAAAAGAGCATACGAGGCAATACAAACTGCAAAGAAACTTTCTGAAAATAGTACCCAAAAAGAAAAAAGGTTTATAGATGCTATGGCTTTGAGATATGTCAAAGTGCCGCCACATGATAGAACTCAGTTGGATATTGAGTATTCAAATGCAATGAAAAAACTGTATAGAATGTATCCAAATGATGCCGAAATTGGCTCCTTGTATGCAGAATCAATTATGAATTTGCATAAATGGGATTTGTTTGATAAAGAAGGTGTTGCTAAGCCTTGGACACCTGAGATTACAACATTACTTGAAAAACTTATTGCACAAAATCCGAAGCATCCAGGAGCACATCATTTTTATATTCACGCTGTTGAAATGTCTAACACACCTGAACGATCAAATGCTTCTGCAAAGGTTTTTGATGATGGCTTGGTTCCAGGAGCAGGTCATTTATTACATATGCCATCTCATGTTTATATTAGAACAGGTGAATATCATAAAGGTACCTTGTCAAATATAGCAGCAGTGGAAGCAGATAGTACTTATGTGACCAAATGCCATGCTCAAGGTGCTTATCCATTAGGGTATTACCCTCATAACTATCATTTTATGGCTGCCACAGCAACATTAGAAGGGAATTCAAAATGGGCTATGATTGGCGCTAATAAAGTATCCGAGCACGTACATCCTGAAATTATGAAACAACCAGGATGGGGAACATTACAACATTACTACTTGATTCCATATTATGTTGGAGTAAAATTGGGTAAATGGGATAGTATTTTGAGTATGAATCTTAAAACGTACGATTTGAAATATCCAAAAGCAATTACTAAATACGCTAGAGGAATGGCTTTTTTAAGAAATGGAAATGTCAATCAAGCTAAAATTGAATTAGCACAATTGCAAATTATAGCAGAAGACGAAACTTTAAATGAAATTACTATTTGGGAGATAAATACAGTGTATCCATTGGTACAGATAGCGACTAGAATTTTAAATGCTGAAATTTTGGCTTTTGAAGAAAAATATGAACAGAGTATTTATTTATTAAAAGAGGCTGTAGAGATAGAAGATTCATTAAATTATAATGAACCTCCTGATTGGTTTTTTTCAGTAAGACATCATTTAGGCGCTGTTCAAATCCAAGCAGAACAATACGAAAATGCCATCAAGACATATCAAGATGATTTAAAGCGTTTACCAAAAAATGGTTGGGCACAACATGGTTTGAAATTAGCGTATCAAAAATTAAATGACGCAGAGAATGTTGCGAAAGTTGAAAAAATGATAGAGAGTAGTTGGGCATATGCAGATATAGAACTTTCTACATCAGTTATAAAATAAAAAAGCTCCAAACATGGAGCATTTTAGGTTAATTTATGTGTTTATTATTCCTTGTCCAGTTTCTTAGTTAGGTAAAAACCTAAAACTAATGCCAATCCTGCAAAAGTAAATATGGATCCTGGAAATGCAATTTCAGCATCTAGACCATATATTTCATGCATTGTTCCACCTACAAAAATACCAACTCCAATGCCAGTAAGTAATAAGGCAAAGTTTAAAACAAATACCTTCCATCCCGGAGAGTTACTTTGCTTTCCTTTATTAAAAATTTCGGCTCCAACACCTTTTTCTATGAGTGCCATACGTTCTTTATTTCTTGTTGAAAAGAATAAATAAATGATTCCAAAGATTACTCCGAAAAATATTGGCATTATGATTAATTCTGAATGCATAATTATTTTGTTTTAAAAGATTAATTTTAATTCGTTTTACAATGATATGACTTTAAGAACTTTGTATAGGTTACAAAAAACAGCAAAAATATTTTTTATTCAAAAAAATGTAACCTTTATTAAGAGTCACTAGTCTTACTATAGATGGCAACTAATAATGATAGTTATTATATAGAACAAACTTTAAAAGGAAACACAAATTCCTTTAGTTTTTTGGTGGAAAAATACCAGAATATGGTGTTTGCTTTGTCGTTAAAAATGTTGAAACATAGAGAAGAGTCAGAAGAAGTTGCTCAAGATACATTTATCAAGGCCTATAAATCACTTTCTAAGTTTCAAGGGGACTCAAAATTTTCTACTTGGTTGTATAGAATAACATATAATACTTGTTTAGATAGGATAAAAAAGAATGTAAAGTATAATAGTTCTGTTGAAATAAATGAAATTACCATCAATGAAATAAAAGAGGTAGAAAATATATTTGAAGGAATTGAGCGAGAAGAAAGAAGCGAAATAGTTAAAAAATGTTTGGATTTATTGGCAGAAGAAGAACGTATTATCATACATCTATTTTATTTTGAAGAACAAAATTTAAAAGAGATAAGTTCAATTACATCATTGACCGAAAGTAATATTAAAGTCAAATTGTTTAGAGCGCGTAAAAAATTATTTAGTATTTTTAAGAATTCCGTAGAACCCGAAATTTATAAAAGTTATGAGTAAAAAATCAACGGATAAATTGGATGTTTTCACTCGAAAAATAGTGAAAGAATTACCAGAAGAAAAAGTGTCATTATCATTTTCTAAAAATGTGATGGCAAGTATTAATGCTTTAGAAGTAAATGAAACCAAGGTGTATAAACCATTGATTTCTAAAAAGGTATGGTTTGTAATAATTTCTTCATTTATAGGATTAATAATCTACGGTTGGAAACTTATTCCAGAAGATCAAGAGGGTTATCTTTCTGAAATGTCAAATATAAATATAGGTGATATTTTAAACTATTCGCCATTTGATTTAAATTTTAAAGTTTCAAATATTACAGTGTATAGTTTTGTGTTTTTAGCATTGATGATATCCATTCAGATTATTTATTTTAAACATCGAATTGATAAGCAATATGAATAATAAAAGCGACTGAATTTCAGTCGCTTTTTTACTTTTTGTTATTCCTCTTAAAACAGAAATCTATTATTTATTTGCTGCAATCCAAGTATCAATTTTGTTTTCCAATAATTGTAATGGGATACAGCCAGTTTCTAATACTTGGTTGTGAAATTCTTTAATATCAAATTTATTTCCAAGTGCTTTTTCTGCTTTAGCACGTAACTCACGTATCTTTAACTGACCAATTTTGTATGACAATGCTTGCCCGCCATTAGCCATGTAGCGTTCAATTTCACGTGTAATACTGTCTTCAGATTCCGCTTCGTTGTCCAGTGAATACTTAATTGCTTGCTCTCTTGACCATCCTTTAGAATGAATTCCTGTATCAACTACTAAGCGAACAGCACGGTGCATTTCCATACCCAACATTCCAAAATATTGGTAAGGATCGGTATATAAACCTAATTCTTTTCCAAGAGATTCAGTATATAAAGCCCAACCTTCTCCATAAGCACTGTACCACAATGACTTTCTGAATTCTGGTAACGTTTCACTTTCTTGTGTTAAAGAAATTTGATAGTGATGTCCTGGAATTGCTTCGTGTAAAAACAATGCTTCGTCTGCATACACATTATATTTTGCTGCGTCTGGAATAGGAGCATAAAAAATTCCTGGTCTAGAACCATCTTTTGATCCTGGATTGTATTCAGCACTTGCCGACGCTTCTCTAAATGCTTCCGTACGACGAACTTCAAAAGGAGTTTTTGGTTTTATGTCAAATAATTTCTCAAGTTGAGGTTTCATTTTATCATGAATACCATTAAAGTTAGCAATAACTTCATCAGCATTTTTATAAGGCATTAATTCTTTGTTGTTTCTTACAAAATCAAAGAAAGATTTTAAATCACCTTTATAGCCAACTTCTTCCTTCACTTTTTCCATTTCTGTACGAATACGAGCAACTTCACTTAATCCTAGTTGATGAATTTCATCTGCAGTCATATTAGTTGTTGTATACGTTTTTATTTGATGATTGTAATATGCTTCACCATTAGGAGTGTCAGCAATTCCACTAGTTTCTCTTCCTGCAGGTAAATATTCGTTTTTAAGGAAATCTGCCATTTTCTTGTAAGCCGGCATAATTTTATCTGAAACCATTGCCATGTATGGATCCATAATGTTTTTTCTTTCTACAAATGATATTTCTTCGGGAATGTTTTTGGCAGGCGTAAAAAACAAGTGATCTGAAACTTCACCTGTGGCTAATCCTTCAAATTGAGGAATTACTTTTTTAATCAATGATTTTGGTAAAACATGACCAACTTTAATTCCTTCTCTCATTTTTTCTTCAGCAGAATTAAGCCAAACTAAATATCCGTCAACACGTGTTAACCAGTTATTGTAATCTTCAACTGTTTTAAAAGGTTGTGCACTTGTACCACTTGCTAACTGACCCATCATTAGGTTTACAGTCCACATTTGGTTAATAGGAGTGTAATCTTCAAAAGACAATGCTTTTAAGTTAATGTCACAATCCCAATTTAAAACTGCTTTACTCAGTTTTTCAGTGTCTGACAACTCAACATCATTGATTTTAGCCAATGCATCTTTGGTTTTTGTGTAATATGCTTTTAATTCGGTATTAAATTCATCAGATAATACATTTGGAAATTGAGAATTATAACCTTCTAAACCTTCAAAAGTGGCATTTAAAGGAAAGTATTTGTAACTTTCATCATTGTAGTTACTTAATAATTCTGCAAAAGCCTTGCTTGTAGGATTTACTTCAGCAATTGGAGCTTCTTTTTTACAGGATATCATTGATATCAGACAGATGAAACTGTATAAAAATATTTTTTTCATTTTGATGTATTTGAGTTTATACAAAAATAAGTTTTCTTATTGAATTGTTGATTTGATGTGTTGTTAAAATTCTAAGGTGCGTTTTTAAGTGTTACAATTATAGGTTTAGTGAATGTTTAAGTGCGTACAAGTACACGGCAAAATTTTCCGCTGGAAAAATCTTAAGTTATAAACATGTAAAAAACTTTGTGGATTGATCAAAAGTAAAACATTGAATATAAACAGTGTTGGTAACTGACTTTGTTTAATAAATTGCAAAAAGTGTTCCGATAATAAAACTAATAATGGCTTGCTTAATTGATAATTTTTTAGAACTAAAAGTGTCAGTATATGCGATAAATATTGCAGTTAATCCAAATATTAGAAAAATTATAGTTAGATATAAATCATAATAACTATCAGATATTCCTAACCAATTGAAAAGGATTTCCTCAACTACAGAATGACCAAATAAAGCCAATGCTAGATTTGCTTTAGCAGGATTTATAAAAAGTAGAATGCCAGCAATTAAAAGAATTATTGAAACAATAACAGGAGAGAAACTCATTAAATATTCAATATCAAAATAACTTTCAAGCCTGTAAGTTAACTTTGAGTTGACAATAAAATTAATTGAATAAACTATCGAAAATATTGAAAATATTACTCCTATAATTTTGTTATATTTCATATGATAAATTAGTTTTGTTTTTCAACTTTTCGGTGTGATAAAGTCTTTAATCTTATTGATTTATATGACGATAAGCGAAGTTACTTTTTTCATAATCAAGAAACAAACTAAATAAAAAGCTTATTTTTTATCAATTCTTAATTATTATTTCATATGGTTCTTCACTTTCTTTCCAATCAATCAACGGAGATGGGTAAAAGTTTACTTTCATTCGATTTAAAAAAGGTTTTTGATGCGCCAATCGTATTTTATAATTTTCCCAATCTCGGTTCTCTTGTGTTGTCCAACTAAGTTCTGCATAGCCTATGGCTCTTGGAAATGCTAGATATTCTAACTCTTCAATATTGCTAATTGTTTCTGACCAAAGTGGTGCTTCAATTCCCAAAATGTTTTTTAGCGGCACACCTTCATAAGATTCTGGTGTCCAAATATAGGCTGTATCAGTTGGGATAAGTCCAGCCCAATTGAGCCCATGTTTAGATTGTGTATCATATTTCATGTCTAAATATGCTTTTTTGGCAGGAGACATAATAATTTTCATGTTTTTTTGTACTGCCTTTTGAGCATTTTCTTTACTACTCCAAAATTGAGAAATAGAAGTTGAGTCAACATCAGCAGAAGCAATTTCGTCCCATCCAATCATTATTTTTCCATGCTTTTGTACAATTTTTTCAACTTTATTTACAAAATAAATATAATCTTCCTTTTTAGTTGCATGACTTTCATCTCCTCCAATGTGAAAATAAGGTCCTGGAGATAGCGCAGCTATTTCACGAACTACATCATCAATTAAAGTATAAACAGTGTCTTTACGGGTATCAAATGTGCTAAAACCTACACGCATACCTTCATAAGGTTTTAGAGTCTTACCATTTCCATTTAAAATAGGGTAGGAAAGAGAAGCAGCATTGGTGTGTCCTGGCATATCAATTTCTGGTACAATCATGATATATTGCGATGCTGCATAATTTACGATATCAGTATATTCTTCTTGCGTATAAAAACCTCCAGACTCACCACCAACTTCAGTTTGTCCACCAATTTCGGTAAGTTTTGGCCAAGATTTAATTTCAATACGCCACCCTTGGTCATCAGAAAGGTGGAGGTGCAATGTATTGTATTTATAGTATGCCAATAGATCGATGTATTTCTTTACATCTTTTACACTAAAAAAATGACGAGAAACATCGAGCATTGCTCCTCGATATTCAAATTGTGGTTTGTCAATAATTTGACCCGTAGCAATTGTCCATATTTTGTTTTCAGCTAGTGTATCATTACTGGTTTCAGGAATTAGTTGTCTAAAAGTCTGTATAGCTCTAAAAGCTCCTTGGGGAGTATTTGAAGTGATGATTACTGAATCTTGATTAATATTTAATTCGTAGGCTTCTAATCCATCCAAATGAGCATTTTTTGATTTATTGATATAAATGATTGATTCTATATTTTCTATTTTATCTATATTAACAGGTAATTCTAAATTTGTCTTTGCTTTTATTTTTTCTGCCAGAAATAATCCTATTTCTTCAAAATCAGCGGTATCTTTGGTGGTATAAATTGCTGTAAATTTATCTAATGCAAACCCTCCATTGGTTGAAACCATTTTTAAAGGTTTTGGGATTAAGTTTTTTGTAGTTAAATCTGTTTTAGGAAAGTTGATTACTCTTTTTTGTTTTTTTTCTGCACACGAAATGAAAGTAGTAGCAAGTAATAAAATGATTAGAGTTTTAATAGTATAAGAACTTGTCATAAGTTGTAGTTAATTATAGGTTACTCAAAGTTACTATTTTTTTTAATTTAAAGTTTAAAAGGAAACTTTTTAAAATATGTTGCACTTCTCCAAAGCCATTCTAAAGGGCCATATCTATATTTTGAAAGCCACCAATTGCTAAAAATCATTTGCAGTACAATTAATAAAAGTCCAATAACAAAAGTATAGACATGTCTCAACTCACCAATAAATCCTAATCCCCAACCATATAAAATGAAAGTTCCAATGATACTTTGCAATATGTAATTGGTTAACGCCATTTTTCCATAAGGAGAAAACTTTGATAAGAATTTTTCACCTTTTGTTCTTAGAAATATTAGTAAAAAAGAAAGTATAATAATGAAAGTCATAAATATATTGGCCAGATCATATGAAGTAAGAGCCAATAATGAAATCCAATTATCAAATTTTACTGCTGTTTGTCCATTGTTACTCATATTTATAAAAAGTCCGGCAGTAACACCCATACTAATTAAGAATAATACAATTGACCAGATTAAACCTTTGGTTATTTTTTTTCTATAGTTTTTAAAATTGTTAAAGAAGTCAATTTTCCCAGCATATAATCCTAATAGAAAGAATGCAAAAGTTAAATAGCCTCTCCCAAAAACACCAAATTGAAAATCTAATTTCATTAAATGGCCTTGTGTGCTATTTATTTTAAAGACTTCGATGAGTGACCCATTTTTGAGCGTATTGAAGTATTCATTTATTTCAGGGCTGCTCCCCATCATTTCTATATTTGAAAAAATGAATTTATCTCCGAAAAAAGCAAAATAAATATACCGACCTAAGCCTAAAAAGAAAACGATGGCTAATGAAAGAATTACTTTTTTATTTACTCTAAAAAATGGAATTAGAAATATACCAATTAGTGCATATATGGTTAAAATATCACCACGATAAAATAGGTGGTGTATAGCGCCAATAACCAACAATAATAGAATTCTCCAAAGAAAGCGTAATTCAAATCTGTTGTTTCTTTTCGCTCCGTTATTCATTTGAATAAAGAAACTTACTCCAAATAAAAATGAAAAGAGTGCAAAAAACTTCCCTTGAATAAATAGTGTGGTAAAACCTTGTACGATACCGTCGATAAGCCCTTGATTGGTTAGTTGCATACCTGTTTCAGGAGGAGGAGATGCAAGGTAGTTTTCGATCATATGCACTAAGACTATTCCTGCAAGAGAAAAACCTCTAAGCGCATCAATAACCTGAATTCTGTTATTTTGCATTTGGATTTTTTTGATTGGTTAGTAAGGTTTAGACGACTGATAATGAATTATGTAACAAGGTTTATGATAAAAATACTACCAAGAATTAATTGAAAAACACTTCTTTAGAGCCTATATCTTTTTTTAAACTTATAATTTTAGTTTCTCCGTTACAGGTAATCTTGTAATCCCCATAAAAAGCTCGAACTTTTACTTTTCCTTTTTTACCAGAGTTTTCTTCAGTTTTAGTCCACCATTTATTGAAAACTAATTCTCTATATGCGTCAACTTGAGGTCTAGGTGTCCAATCTTTTTTCCACATTGCACAATGAGGTTGCCAATGTGAACCAGCCCAAAATCCCCACATTAAAATGGCTTCCACATTTGGGTGTGCAAAATAAATTGGGAATAATTTATTTAACTCATCAACTTGAACCTGCTCATCTTCGTAGGCAAATAAAACTTCAGTAATTTTTATAGGCAAATCGAATTGTGCTAATTTGTCTAAGTTCCGTTGAACTTTTTCTGCTGGAGTAGTCATTGTTGTTCGCATTGATAAATGTCCTTGACATCCAATACCATCAATTGGAACTCCATTATCTAATAAGTTTTTTATTTGCTTTACATATGGACCTGCATTCCAACCTAAATCTAAAACGCCATAATCGTTTACGTATAATTTAGCTTCAGGATTGTTGGCCTTTACTATCCATGCCATTTCATTGATTACTCCAAAACCTAGTTTTCTTCTGAAAAAATCTCCGTGTATCATTTCATTATTTAGGTCAAATTCATTTATTTTTCCTTTATAATGTGATGCTACACTTGTTCCTCTTTCTACAATGGCTTTTCTTAAATCAGCATTGTTTAATGGTTTTAACCAATCATTCATAAATTCATCTTTTGCCCAATATACACAATGGCCACGCATTGGAATGTTACGCTCATTACACAATTCCCAAATTCTATCTGATATACTGTAATCTACTACGCCTTGTTTTTTTTCATTGTCATACCATTTTAAAGCATTTTCATGAACTGCGTAATTGAAGTTTTCTTCTAGAACTTCAAGGTATTTTTTTCGATCTTTTTCTGAAAAAGAATTTTTGGCAGATTCTGCTAATTCATTGGGAATTGCTGTTCCAAAAAGAAATTCATGTTTTGTTTGTTCAATTTTTATAGTTGTATTTTTTGGAGCATGAATAATTAAATTTCCCATTCTTACTTCAGCAATTCTCTTGTTAATTTGTTCTGAAGTAACTTTTTCTTCGGGAGATAAATCAAAAATATCGTCTTGGGCTATTGATGTAGAAATAATTAAGAAAATTAGTGAAGTAGTTAGAAATGATTTCATTTTAATTATTTTTATGTTCCATAAAAATACTGATTAAAAAATAAAAGACCGTTTTATAATTATAAAACGGTCTTCTAAAATAAGATTTAAAAAAGTTTATTTAATCAATTCATAACTACGTTTGATAAATGCAGTTAACTCTTCACCATGTAATAGGTTTTGAGATAACTTAGCAAGGTCAAAAGTTTGCTTGATTAAACGTTCTTGTTTTTTAGCAGTTTTGGTATTTAATATCTCTCCAACCAAATCACTATTTGTGTTTACAACCAAATTATACATGTCTGGGAAATTACTCATTCCCATCATTCCACCACCACCAGATGCTTGCATTTCTTTCATTCGACGCATAAATTCTGGTTGTGTAATGATAAATGGATTTGCTTTTGAGTCCATCGCTTCTAACTGAATAGTATAAGTTTCCTTAGGGATATTAGTTTCTAAAACTGTTTTTAGTTTTTCTTTTTCATCATCTGATAACTTTGAGATTTTAGTATCTTCTTTTTTGATTAAATTATCAATATGATCAGCGTCAACACGAACAAAAGAAATATTTTCATTACTAGTTTCTAACTTTTGAATCAAGTGAGATACAATAGGCGAGTCTAATAATAATACTTCATACCCTTTATCTTTTGCATCTTGAATATAACTGTGTTGTGCTTTTTTGTCTGAAGCATATAAAACAACTGTTTTATCATCTTTATCAGTTTGATTGTCTTTAATTTTTTCAATCAATTCATCCCAAATAAAGTACTCATCGTTTACGGTTGGATATAGGGCAAATTTCTTTGCTTTATCAAAAAATTTCTCTTCTGACAACATACCATATTCAATAATTATTTTGATATCAGCCCATTTTTCTTCAAATGATTTTCTGTCATTGTTGAATAAACTAATTAGTTTGTCAGCAACTTTACGAGTGATGTAACTAGAGATTTTCTTTACTGCACCATCTGCTTGTAAATAACTACGAGAAACATTTAATGGAATATCTGGAGAATCAATAACTCCACGTAACATTTGTAAGAAATCTGGTACAATTCCTTCAACGTTATCAGTTACAAATACTTGGTTTTGATATAGTTGAATTCTATCTTTTTGAGGGTCTAAATTGTTTGTTAATTTTGGGAAATATAAGATTCCTGTTAAGTTGAACGGATAATCAACATTTAAGTGAATGTTGAATAAAGGTTCTTCGAATTGCATAGGATACAATTCACGATAGAATTTTTTATAATCTTCATCTTCTAATTCACTTGGTTGTTTTGTCCAAGCAGGATTTGGATTATTAATGATATCATCAACAGTAACAGTTTCTGCTTTAGCATCTTTATCTGCACCTTCGGGAAGTGGTAAAGTTTCTTCTTTTGTTCCAAATTTAATTGGAATAGGCATAAACTTGTTATATTTTGTCAATAAACCTCTTATTTTACCTTCATCTAAAAACTCTTCAGAATCTTCAGCAATATGTAAAACGATTTCAGTACCTCTTTCAGTTCTCTCTGTTTCTTCTAACGTATATTGTGGACTTCCATCACATTCCCAACGAACAGCTTTAGCATCTTCTTTAAATGATTTTGTGAATATTTCAACACGTTCTGCCACCATAAAAGCAGAATAAAATCCAAGACCGAAATGACCAATAATTCCACTATCAGGAACTTTGTCTTTATATTTTTCTACGAATTCTTCAGCTCCAGAAAAAGCGACTTGATTGATATATTTTTCAACTTCTTCAGAAGTCATACCAATACCTTGGTCAATAATTCTTATTTCTTTGTTGTCTTTATCAACTTTTATTTCAATCATTGGAGTTCCAATGTCTCCTTTGGCTTCACCAAGTGTTGATAAATGTTTTAACTTTAAAGTTGCATCAGTTGCATTAGAAATTAATTCTCTTAAGAAAATTTCATGATCCGAATACAAGAATTTTTTAATTATAGGAAAAATATTTTCTGCTGTTACATTAATGTTTCCAGTTGCCATAATACTTTTTGATTTTATAAATTTTATATGATTGTTATTAGTCAAAAAAAATACCAAAAATACAATTGTGACAAGATGACAGAGATTATTATATAATACTATTCATAGCATAACAAATATTAATTTATTAATTTTGTGTTTCAATTAATGATAATATAACAATATGTACAATTCGAAAATAACTGGAATGGGCTATTTCGTTCCTGATAATATAGTAACGAATGATGATTTATCCAAAATGATGGATACAAATGATGCTTGGATACAGGAGAGAACCGGAATAAAAGAAAGAAGATGGATTAAAGAGGGTAGTGGAGAAACTTCGGCTTCAATGGGAGCAAAAGCTGCAAAAATAGCTATTGAAAGAGCAGGATTAACTAAAGATGATATAGATTTTATAGTTTTTGCAACTTTAAGCCCTGATATGTATTTTCCTGGATGTGGGGTGCAAGTTCAAGATATACTTGATATGCCAACTATAGGAGCTTTAGATGTACGTAATCAATGTTCAGGTTTTATATATTCACTTTCTGTTGCAGATCAATTCATTAAAACAGGAATGTATAAAAATGTTTTAGTTATAGGATCTGAATTTCATTCTGGAGGTTTAGATAAGACTACTAGAGGAAGAAGTGTTTCAGTAATTTTTGGTGATGGTGCAGGTGCTGCAGTTTTATCACGAACTGAAGATAATACTAAAGGAATATTATCTTCACATTTACATTCTGAAGGTAAACATGCAAGAGAATTAGTTGTGGAAGGACCTAGTATTGCACATTGGGTTCCTGAGATATTAGAAGCTAATGATCCTAATGATACATCATATTATCCTTATATGAATGGTCAATTTGTTTTTAAAAATGCTGTAGTACGCTTTTCTGAAGCAATTATTGAAGGTTTAAAGGCAAACAATGTTGAAGCCTCAGATATTGATATGTTAATTCCGCATCAAGCGAATTTAAGAATAGCTCAATTTATTCAAAAGAAATTTGGATTGTCAGATGATCAAGTTTATAATAATATTATGAATTATGGAAATACTACTGCTGCGTCAATAATTA contains:
- a CDS encoding endo-1,4-beta-xylanase; translated protein: MKSFLTTSLIFLIISTSIAQDDIFDLSPEEKVTSEQINKRIAEVRMGNLIIHAPKNTTIKIEQTKHEFLFGTAIPNELAESAKNSFSEKDRKKYLEVLEENFNYAVHENALKWYDNEKKQGVVDYSISDRIWELCNERNIPMRGHCVYWAKDEFMNDWLKPLNNADLRKAIVERGTSVASHYKGKINEFDLNNEMIHGDFFRRKLGFGVINEMAWIVKANNPEAKLYVNDYGVLDLGWNAGPYVKQIKNLLDNGVPIDGIGCQGHLSMRTTMTTPAEKVQRNLDKLAQFDLPIKITEVLFAYEDEQVQVDELNKLFPIYFAHPNVEAILMWGFWAGSHWQPHCAMWKKDWTPRPQVDAYRELVFNKWWTKTEENSGKKGKVKVRAFYGDYKITCNGETKIISLKKDIGSKEVFFN
- the htpG gene encoding molecular chaperone HtpG gives rise to the protein MATGNINVTAENIFPIIKKFLYSDHEIFLRELISNATDATLKLKHLSTLGEAKGDIGTPMIEIKVDKDNKEIRIIDQGIGMTSEEVEKYINQVAFSGAEEFVEKYKDKVPDSGIIGHFGLGFYSAFMVAERVEIFTKSFKEDAKAVRWECDGSPQYTLEETERTERGTEIVLHIAEDSEEFLDEGKIRGLLTKYNKFMPIPIKFGTKEETLPLPEGADKDAKAETVTVDDIINNPNPAWTKQPSELEDEDYKKFYRELYPMQFEEPLFNIHLNVDYPFNLTGILYFPKLTNNLDPQKDRIQLYQNQVFVTDNVEGIVPDFLQMLRGVIDSPDIPLNVSRSYLQADGAVKKISSYITRKVADKLISLFNNDRKSFEEKWADIKIIIEYGMLSEEKFFDKAKKFALYPTVNDEYFIWDELIEKIKDNQTDKDDKTVVLYASDKKAQHSYIQDAKDKGYEVLLLDSPIVSHLIQKLETSNENISFVRVDADHIDNLIKKEDTKISKLSDDEKEKLKTVLETNIPKETYTIQLEAMDSKANPFIITQPEFMRRMKEMQASGGGGMMGMSNFPDMYNLVVNTNSDLVGEILNTKTAKKQERLIKQTFDLAKLSQNLLHGEELTAFIKRSYELIK
- a CDS encoding 3-oxoacyl-ACP synthase III family protein; the encoded protein is MYNSKITGMGYFVPDNIVTNDDLSKMMDTNDAWIQERTGIKERRWIKEGSGETSASMGAKAAKIAIERAGLTKDDIDFIVFATLSPDMYFPGCGVQVQDILDMPTIGALDVRNQCSGFIYSLSVADQFIKTGMYKNVLVIGSEFHSGGLDKTTRGRSVSVIFGDGAGAAVLSRTEDNTKGILSSHLHSEGKHARELVVEGPSIAHWVPEILEANDPNDTSYYPYMNGQFVFKNAVVRFSEAIIEGLKANNVEASDIDMLIPHQANLRIAQFIQKKFGLSDDQVYNNIMNYGNTTAASIIIALTEAWEKGKIKDNDLVVLAAFGSGFTWGSVIMRW